The nucleotide sequence CGACTCGAAGCAGCTGATGCCGCCCCGCGTCGTGACCCCGTACAGATTCCCGGCGGGATCGAGGACCACTCCGCCCGCGGGCGTACTCCCGTCGGCTCCGCCCCGAAAGCGGTACACGACTGTTTCGTCGTAGCGCTGCCCCGCGGGCGTGAATTTATAGACGATCCCGCATCCACGGCCGGCGCAGCCGGTGCCGCCGCCCAAACCGGTCGTTCCGTAGAGAGTCCCCCTCGAATCCAGAGTTAGCCCGCTCGACGGTTCGGCGCCGTCGCTGCGACCGGAAAAGCGGTGCAGCGTCTCTTTCTGAAACTCCGATCCGGCCGGCTTCAACTTAAAGACCGTTCCGCACCCGAGCCCCCCTAGACAGTCGAGGTCACCTCCCTCGAGCGTCGCACCAAAGAGCCCACGTCCCCGACCGCGTGCGACGCCCCAGAGAGGCAGGCTGCCCTCCCGGCGCGCCGTCCGAGAGAGCACGCGCAAAGATCGATCTCGTGTCAGCTCGTAGACCGTACCGGCTCCGCCTCGAAAACCTGCGGTCGCCGACGTCGTGCCGTAGAAGTTTCCTTTTTGGCCGGGGAGCAACAAGCCGGCCGGAAAGAGCGGGCTGCGCCGCCTTGCGTTCAGCCGAAAGTTATAGACGACGTCTTCCGTGAAAGTCGCGCCGTCAGCAGCTCGACTTTGTCCAATATCCGACATCGGAGGCAGTTGGGGCCGAAGCGCAGCCCCGGGCGAACAGGCAGCCAGCGCCAGCGCCGCGGAGGCCGCCGCCAACTTCATCCCATGTTCGGATCGAGGGCGTCGCGGAGTCCGTCGCCGATGTAGTTGATCGCGAGCACCGTTACGAGGATGCACAGGCCAGGGAAGACCGCGGCCCACCACGCGATGGAGAGATTGCTCTGGGCGCTGGCGAGCATGTTGCCCCACGACGCCGTCGGCGGCTGGATCCCGAGGCCGAGGAACGAGAGCGTCGACTCCAAGATGATGACGTTGGCGACGTCGAGGGTGGCCTGCACGACGATTGGGGCGATGGCGTTGGGAAGCAGGTGGCGAAAGATGATACGGCCGTCGCTGTTACCGAGGGCACGCGCGGCCTCGGCAAACTCGCGCTCGCGCAGGCTCAGGAAGGACGCTCGCACGAGACGCGCGACCGGCGGCCATGAGAGCGCCCCGATGATGATGACGATGACTCCGAAGCTCAGCGCCGCCTTCGTCGAGCTCGCGGCGACGATCGCGGTCAGCACGAGCAACAGCGGCAACAGCGGGATCGAGAGGAACACGTCCGTGAGGCGCATCAGCGCGTAGTCGACCCAACCCCCGTAGTAGCCGGCGATCGCCCCCAGCGTCGCGCCGATCAGCACCTCCATGATGACGGCGAAGAGGCCCACCGTCAGCGAGATGCGCGCGCCGAACAGCAACCGCGAGACCAGATCGCGACCGACCTCATCAGTGCCTAGGACGTGACCCCAGCACTGGCTCTGGTCTTGGAAACAGGGCGGCAGAGGCGTGCCGTTCCAGTGTGGCACGGCCGTCGTTCCGTTGTCGATGAAATTCGGGTCGAACGGCGCCAGCTGCTTGGCGAAAATCGCCGCCAGCACCATGAGCAGCAGCACGACGAGGCCCGCGATGGCAAGCTTGTGGCGG is from Candidatus Binatia bacterium and encodes:
- a CDS encoding ABC transporter permease; its protein translation is MTAPSLPLPHNIVEDELQITKVTFWTRLRRHKLAIAGLVVLLLMVLAAIFAKQLAPFDPNFIDNGTTAVPHWNGTPLPPCFQDQSQCWGHVLGTDEVGRDLVSRLLFGARISLTVGLFAVIMEVLIGATLGAIAGYYGGWVDYALMRLTDVFLSIPLLPLLLVLTAIVAASSTKAALSFGVIVIIIGALSWPPVARLVRASFLSLREREFAEAARALGNSDGRIIFRHLLPNAIAPIVVQATLDVANVIILESTLSFLGLGIQPPTASWGNMLASAQSNLSIAWWAAVFPGLCILVTVLAINYIGDGLRDALDPNMG
- a CDS encoding choice-of-anchor tandem repeat GloVer-containing protein; this encodes MKLAAASAALALAACSPGAALRPQLPPMSDIGQSRAADGATFTEDVVYNFRLNARRRSPLFPAGLLLPGQKGNFYGTTSATAGFRGGAGTVYELTRDRSLRVLSRTARREGSLPLWGVARGRGRGLFGATLEGGDLDCLGGLGCGTVFKLKPAGSEFQKETLHRFSGRSDGAEPSSGLTLDSRGTLYGTTGLGGGTGCAGRGCGIVYKFTPAGQRYDETVVYRFRGGADGSTPAGGVVLDPAGNLYGVTTRGGISCFESDAGCGTVYELVPRRAGFKKIVLYRFRGSAVGDGAFPAPTLTRRPDGRLYGATLGGGTGSCLYGGCGTVFELVPSGATYRERVLLSFDPARGRVPPGPSGLLLRQRQNELYGTTSAGGRFTSYFFPHGCGTAFVIYLPSGSSRVIHEFKGPPEDGAAPTDGVIEGPGDALYGATARGGTGECLGFSGCGTIFRLALLRPPSQGPPGGRPEAGWAPVRKWRNW